The following are encoded in a window of Sphingobium sp. AP49 genomic DNA:
- a CDS encoding putative O-glycosylation ligase, exosortase A system-associated, with product MRDLFFIAFLGIFFLMGFKRPFLLIIIYAYIDIVSPQRLSYFLLNSIPISLIAFVCAVGAWLLVDDKKDCRFSARQILLLILLAWCGYTTATADFPINAATKWAWVWKAIIFAVFLPLVLRTKLRIEALALFMVLCASTIIINGGMKTALSGGGYGVLNLMVDNNSGLYEGSIISCVAIALIPIILWLTHHGTIFPPDWKVKAFAYALCLACMLMPVGTEARTGLVCLVILAGMMLLRSKRKFVYGPLLAFAALAAIPFLPASFTKRMQTIENHQGDESASTRVAVWMWTLDYVKAHPGGGGFDNYLQNSFTYVAQNVVGDGDEKRVERRLVTDKGRAYHSAYFEMLGEQGYFGFFLWALLHISCFVRTEAIRRIYRKRDAPDEAWVAPFAVALQQGHIVYMIGSLFVGIAYQPFIFMMLSLQIGLDTYLTRKRKEETHKPFLPHAAQPQAGVAA from the coding sequence ATGCGTGACCTGTTCTTCATCGCCTTCCTCGGCATTTTTTTCCTGATGGGGTTCAAGCGTCCTTTCCTGCTGATCATCATCTATGCCTATATCGACATCGTTTCGCCCCAGCGGCTGTCCTATTTCCTGCTGAACAGCATCCCCATTTCCCTGATCGCCTTCGTTTGTGCGGTGGGCGCCTGGCTATTGGTTGATGACAAGAAGGATTGCCGTTTTTCTGCACGACAGATTCTATTGCTGATCCTGCTGGCCTGGTGCGGCTACACTACCGCAACAGCGGATTTCCCCATCAATGCCGCGACCAAATGGGCCTGGGTTTGGAAGGCAATCATCTTCGCCGTGTTCCTGCCGCTGGTGCTTCGTACCAAGTTGCGCATCGAAGCGCTGGCGCTGTTCATGGTGCTGTGCGCCAGCACGATCATCATCAATGGCGGCATGAAGACGGCGCTGTCAGGTGGAGGCTATGGCGTACTGAACCTGATGGTCGACAATAATAGCGGCCTTTATGAAGGCAGCATCATTTCCTGCGTCGCGATTGCGTTGATTCCGATCATTTTGTGGCTGACGCACCATGGCACCATCTTCCCGCCCGACTGGAAGGTTAAGGCCTTCGCCTACGCCCTCTGCCTGGCCTGCATGCTGATGCCAGTGGGAACGGAAGCCCGGACCGGTCTCGTCTGCCTCGTGATTCTCGCCGGGATGATGCTGCTGCGGTCCAAACGCAAATTCGTCTATGGCCCATTGCTCGCCTTCGCGGCCCTCGCCGCCATTCCCTTTCTGCCCGCCAGCTTTACCAAGCGGATGCAGACGATCGAAAATCATCAGGGTGACGAAAGCGCCTCTACGCGCGTTGCGGTGTGGATGTGGACACTCGATTATGTGAAGGCCCATCCAGGTGGAGGGGGCTTCGACAATTATCTGCAGAACAGCTTCACCTATGTCGCCCAGAATGTAGTCGGCGATGGCGACGAGAAACGCGTGGAACGGCGGCTCGTCACCGACAAAGGCCGCGCCTATCACAGCGCCTATTTCGAGATGCTGGGCGAGCAAGGCTATTTCGGCTTCTTCCTCTGGGCTCTTCTTCACATCAGTTGCTTCGTCCGGACCGAAGCCATCAGGCGGATTTACCGCAAACGCGACGCGCCGGATGAAGCCTGGGTCGCCCCCTTCGCCGTCGCTCTCCAGCAAGGCCATATCGTTTACATGATCGGATCGCTTTTCGTGGGTATCGCCTACCAACCCTTCATCTTCATGATGCTGTCCCTGCAGATCGGCCTGGACACCTATCTGACCCGCAAGCGAAAGGAAGAAACACATAAGCCATTCCTGCCACATGCGGCGCAGCCACAAGCAGGTGTGGCGGCATGA
- a CDS encoding TIGR04063 family PEP-CTERM/XrtA system glycosyltransferase, with translation MTRILHILDHSLPMHSGYTFRTRAILRAQMAKGWDVRGLTGRRHSAGGPSDATVDGLRFHRTPGAPATGNAIVREWRDIAAHADAIESLVQQWRPDIIHAHSPVLNAIAAQRVARRHGIPIIYEIRAFWEDAAVGNGTGTQGSARYWLTRQLETRAVRSSDAVAVICEGLRSDLIARGIDPGKIIVSPNGVDLDQFGTPCARDPALSARLGLDGADVVGFIGSFYDYEGLDDLIAAMPRLVRSRPRAKLLLVGGGPCEEALRAQAMASPFADHIVFVGRVPHDQVEHYYAQVDILAYPRKAMRLTDLVTPLKPLEAMAQGRLVAASSVGGHRELIEDGVTGTLFAPDAPAAIAAALADLFANREIWDQRRAVARAFVERERNWSSNILRYEPVYQRLLDRTVHARAA, from the coding sequence ATGACTCGGATCCTTCATATCCTCGACCACAGCTTGCCGATGCACAGCGGCTATACCTTCCGCACGCGGGCGATCTTGCGGGCACAAATGGCCAAGGGCTGGGATGTTCGTGGCCTTACCGGCCGTCGTCACAGTGCTGGCGGACCATCGGATGCGACCGTGGATGGCCTTCGCTTTCACCGTACGCCGGGTGCTCCTGCCACGGGTAATGCCATTGTGCGGGAATGGCGTGATATTGCCGCCCATGCCGACGCGATCGAGTCGTTGGTCCAGCAATGGCGTCCCGATATCATTCACGCGCATTCGCCGGTGCTGAACGCGATCGCGGCACAGCGGGTTGCGCGCCGGCATGGCATTCCGATCATCTATGAGATTCGCGCCTTCTGGGAGGACGCTGCTGTGGGCAACGGGACCGGCACGCAGGGCAGTGCGCGTTATTGGCTGACCCGTCAGCTCGAAACCCGTGCCGTCCGCAGTTCTGACGCCGTTGCGGTCATTTGCGAAGGGTTGCGTTCGGACTTGATCGCCCGCGGCATTGATCCCGGCAAGATCATCGTGTCCCCCAATGGTGTCGATCTTGACCAATTCGGTACGCCATGCGCCCGCGACCCCGCGCTTTCCGCACGGTTGGGACTTGATGGTGCCGATGTAGTCGGCTTCATTGGCAGCTTCTATGATTATGAGGGGCTGGACGATCTCATCGCAGCCATGCCGCGACTGGTGCGGTCGAGGCCGCGAGCCAAATTATTGCTGGTTGGCGGTGGCCCCTGTGAAGAGGCGTTGCGTGCGCAGGCGATGGCATCGCCCTTTGCCGATCACATTGTCTTTGTCGGCCGTGTTCCGCATGATCAGGTCGAACATTATTACGCGCAGGTCGACATCTTGGCCTATCCGCGCAAGGCGATGCGCCTCACCGATCTGGTGACCCCGCTCAAGCCACTGGAGGCGATGGCGCAAGGGCGTCTGGTCGCCGCGTCGAGCGTTGGCGGCCATCGCGAACTGATAGAGGATGGCGTGACCGGTACATTGTTCGCACCGGATGCCCCTGCGGCGATCGCTGCGGCTCTGGCCGATTTGTTCGCCAACCGGGAAATCTGGGATCAGCGTCGAGCCGTTGCCCGTGCATTTGTTGAGCGTGAGCGTAACTGGTCGTCAAACATTTTGCGTTACGAGCCTGTTTACCAGCGGTTGCTGGACCGGACTGTGCACGCAAGGGCGGCCTGA